The following are encoded together in the Arthrobacter sp. Y-9 genome:
- a CDS encoding ROK family protein, with protein sequence MMSETAPSTQVVRRINARAMLQAMRGAGVLTGTELMAGTGLSRATVISICDELVRLGWLRELGNQRDAGDYVKGRPARRFVFDDGAASVLGIDIGAHKITAIVADMAGTPLSQVTLPFRADNVAADERADVLDRLAAQALADAGVDADSVLAVSVGVAAPVGRDGNVLTVQEFWRSFDVRAIVSERHGWHVLLENDANLAALAERWIGVAQGIDNLAVMLAGDRLGSGVLESGRLLHGQLGGFGELGYLEHLDGVGDTHGIAHHVAQWARDALDDGADTALRVACGGEPSAVSAEMVFSAAADGDATAVGILDRVARRMARVIGALSTMVNPEAVVIAGAVAESAGALLPGITRELPRYTHTPPRVLVSSLGEGIVSLGAVRHALDYVEENALDVYPASLRQAPAGRA encoded by the coding sequence ATGATGAGCGAGACCGCGCCTTCGACCCAGGTGGTGCGCAGGATCAACGCCAGAGCCATGCTGCAGGCCATGCGCGGCGCCGGGGTGCTCACGGGCACCGAACTCATGGCGGGGACAGGCCTCTCCCGGGCCACGGTCATCTCGATCTGTGACGAACTCGTGCGGCTCGGCTGGCTCCGCGAGCTGGGGAACCAGCGGGACGCGGGAGACTACGTCAAGGGCCGCCCGGCCCGCCGCTTCGTCTTCGACGACGGCGCCGCGAGTGTCCTGGGCATCGACATCGGCGCCCACAAGATCACCGCCATCGTGGCGGACATGGCCGGAACCCCCTTGTCCCAGGTGACGCTGCCGTTCCGCGCCGACAACGTCGCAGCCGACGAACGCGCGGACGTCCTGGACCGCCTCGCCGCCCAGGCGCTCGCCGACGCCGGGGTGGACGCCGATTCGGTGCTCGCGGTCTCCGTGGGCGTGGCGGCCCCGGTCGGCCGGGACGGGAACGTCCTCACCGTCCAGGAGTTCTGGCGGTCCTTCGACGTTCGGGCCATCGTCTCCGAACGCCACGGCTGGCACGTGCTCCTGGAGAACGACGCCAACCTCGCTGCGCTCGCGGAACGCTGGATCGGCGTCGCGCAGGGCATCGACAATCTCGCGGTCATGCTGGCCGGCGACCGGCTCGGTTCCGGCGTGCTCGAGTCCGGCCGGCTCCTGCACGGCCAGCTCGGCGGCTTCGGCGAACTCGGCTACCTCGAGCACCTCGACGGGGTCGGCGACACGCACGGCATCGCGCACCATGTGGCGCAGTGGGCGCGGGATGCGCTCGACGACGGCGCGGACACCGCCTTGCGCGTCGCCTGCGGCGGGGAGCCCTCCGCCGTGAGTGCGGAGATGGTGTTCTCGGCCGCGGCGGACGGCGACGCGACCGCCGTCGGGATCCTCGACAGGGTGGCCCGGCGCATGGCGCGCGTCATCGGCGCGCTGAGCACCATGGTGAACCCGGAGGCCGTGGTCATCGCGGGCGCCGTGGCCGAGTCGGCGGGCGCGCTGCTGCCCGGGATCACCCGCGAGCTGCCGCGCTACACGCACACCCCTCCGCGGGTCCTCGTGTCCTCCCTGGGGGAGGGCATCGTGTCCCTCGGAGCCGTCCGCCACGCCCTCGATTACGTCGAGGAGAACGCCCTGGACGTGTACCCTGCGTCGCTGCGCCAGGCCCCGGCCGGACGGGCCTGA
- a CDS encoding extracellular solute-binding protein — protein MSVKPTRARRAAGLALSLALLGGLLSGCASDGGTETIRFTFSKREAIPFMTKVVNEYNASQTKTRVVLDTSGVDVVSASFVRGNPPDLMLANYNTEVSRFIDRCALSDLSGTAAAGQIRQDYQPLLDQYGHCEGRQSALPYSVMASSVIYDKKIFAAHGIAVPKTWDQLLAACEALKASGVTPFQATIMDNWTVGQGWFDYAVGGSLNVVDFYQRLAAEGDTVGTTSTTSFSQAFAAPMARMQQLLKYTNKNASSQTYGDGNLAFAQGKAAMYLQGPWAFSEIAKTAPDLELGTFPLPMTNDEKDLAVRVNLDLAAMVPQASKHQEAARAFLDYLYKPEHIQAYNDSQLGFTPLKGAAPPKDPRVAGMIPYVDQGKVYQGPSVLIPKTIPVFNYAQAIALGAEPEATLRTLDADWARLAFRAPATKEKTT, from the coding sequence GTGTCTGTGAAACCGACACGGGCCAGGCGCGCAGCGGGGCTGGCGCTGAGCCTCGCCCTGCTGGGCGGCCTGCTCTCAGGGTGCGCGAGCGACGGCGGGACGGAGACCATCCGTTTCACCTTCAGCAAGCGTGAAGCGATCCCCTTCATGACCAAGGTGGTCAACGAGTACAACGCATCCCAGACCAAGACGCGGGTGGTGCTGGACACCTCGGGAGTGGACGTGGTCTCGGCGAGTTTCGTCCGCGGCAACCCGCCGGATCTGATGCTGGCGAACTACAACACCGAGGTGTCGCGGTTCATCGACCGCTGCGCGCTCAGCGATCTGAGCGGGACGGCCGCCGCGGGGCAGATCCGCCAGGACTACCAGCCCTTGCTGGATCAGTACGGGCACTGCGAGGGCCGCCAGAGCGCACTCCCCTATTCCGTCATGGCGTCCTCGGTCATCTACGACAAGAAGATCTTCGCCGCTCACGGCATCGCCGTGCCGAAGACCTGGGACCAGCTGCTCGCCGCTTGCGAAGCTCTCAAGGCCTCCGGCGTCACGCCCTTCCAGGCGACCATCATGGACAACTGGACGGTCGGCCAGGGCTGGTTCGACTACGCCGTGGGCGGCTCGCTCAACGTGGTGGACTTCTACCAGCGGCTCGCCGCCGAAGGCGACACGGTGGGCACGACGTCCACGACGTCCTTCTCCCAGGCGTTCGCCGCGCCGATGGCCCGGATGCAGCAGCTCCTGAAGTACACGAACAAGAACGCTTCAAGCCAGACCTACGGCGACGGCAACCTCGCCTTCGCCCAGGGCAAGGCGGCCATGTACCTGCAGGGGCCGTGGGCCTTCAGCGAGATCGCCAAGACGGCGCCCGATCTGGAGCTCGGCACCTTCCCCCTGCCGATGACGAACGACGAGAAGGACCTGGCCGTGCGGGTCAACCTGGACCTCGCGGCCATGGTGCCCCAGGCCTCGAAGCATCAGGAGGCCGCCCGGGCGTTCCTGGACTACCTCTACAAGCCCGAGCACATCCAGGCGTACAACGACTCCCAGCTGGGGTTCACCCCGCTCAAGGGCGCCGCGCCGCCGAAGGATCCCCGGGTCGCCGGGATGATCCCCTACGTCGACCAGGGCAAGGTCTACCAGGGCCCCTCGGTCCTCATCCCGAAGACCATCCCGGTCTTCAACTACGCCCAGGCGATCGCCCTCGGCGCGGAGCCCGAAGCCACCCTGCGCACCCTCGACGCCGACTGGGCGCGGCTCGCCTTCCGGGCGCCGGCCACGAAAGAGAAGACCACATGA
- a CDS encoding sugar ABC transporter permease, with protein MSTSTSAAGRTVLRGRRRVEPVYWLFLLPSLVLFTLAITVPGIIGITFSFTDSIGVGDWSFNGLTNYIALFSDPAILQSYLFTFGFSIVTVLVVNVIAFLLAIGLTARIRFKTGLRTVFVIPMVISGIIIAYVFNFLFSNSLPAVGSATGVTWLQTSLLANPDLAWVAIVAVTAWQAIPGTLLIYIAGLLSVPGDVYEAADLDGASKTQQLLRVTMPLVAGYVVINVILGFKGFLNAYDIIKGLTDGGPGTSTRSIAMSIIAGFNGGDYGYQMANATIFFVVAVLISLLQLSLTRGRNAL; from the coding sequence ATGAGCACCTCCACCAGCGCCGCGGGGCGCACGGTCCTGCGCGGCCGGCGTCGTGTCGAACCCGTCTACTGGCTCTTCCTGCTGCCGAGTCTCGTCCTGTTCACCCTGGCCATCACGGTGCCCGGCATCATCGGCATCACGTTCAGCTTCACTGACTCCATCGGCGTCGGCGACTGGAGCTTCAACGGCCTGACGAACTACATCGCCCTGTTCAGCGACCCGGCCATCCTCCAGAGTTACCTGTTCACGTTCGGCTTCTCGATCGTCACCGTGCTCGTGGTGAACGTGATCGCCTTCCTCCTGGCGATCGGACTCACCGCCCGTATCCGTTTCAAGACCGGGCTCCGCACCGTCTTCGTGATCCCGATGGTCATCTCCGGCATCATCATCGCCTACGTCTTCAACTTCCTCTTCTCGAATTCGCTGCCCGCCGTCGGCTCGGCCACGGGCGTGACCTGGCTCCAGACGAGTCTGCTCGCCAACCCGGACCTCGCCTGGGTGGCGATCGTGGCCGTCACCGCCTGGCAGGCCATCCCCGGCACGCTGCTCATCTACATCGCCGGGCTCCTCTCGGTTCCGGGCGACGTCTACGAAGCGGCCGATCTGGACGGCGCCAGCAAGACGCAGCAGCTCCTGCGGGTGACCATGCCGCTCGTGGCGGGTTACGTGGTCATCAATGTCATCCTCGGCTTCAAGGGCTTCCTGAACGCCTACGACATCATCAAGGGCCTCACCGACGGCGGTCCGGGCACCTCGACCCGCAGCATCGCCATGAGCATCATCGCCGGATTCAACGGCGGCGATTACGGCTACCAGATGGCCAACGCGACGATCTTCTTCGTCGTCGCGGTCCTCATCTCCCTGCTCCAGCTCTCGCTGACCCGCGGAAGGAACGCACTCTGA
- a CDS encoding carbohydrate ABC transporter permease, translated as MERVNWPATVLLLLCAVTVLLPLYVTLSMAFKTGAQAVDGNAFSLPAPFSVDGFVQAWNLTSFPVGAGVSLLVTAGTVVLTIVLSAFTSYAIVRNWDRKVFRYSFYYLLAAMFIPFPVVALPQIQLTGLLHLDNPLGVILLASMFQLSFSVLLFTAFLRSIPLELEESARIDGASTWVTFWRIIFPLLAPMSATVGIFAFLYAWNDFMMPSLIISDPALQTLPVRQNLFQTQFSNNYNVSFASYLMAMAPAIVAYLFTQRWVMAGVTQGAVKG; from the coding sequence ATGGAGCGGGTCAACTGGCCCGCCACCGTCCTGCTCCTGCTCTGCGCGGTCACCGTGCTGCTGCCGCTCTACGTCACCCTCTCGATGGCGTTCAAGACCGGGGCGCAGGCCGTGGACGGCAACGCCTTCTCCCTGCCCGCGCCCTTCTCGGTCGACGGCTTCGTGCAGGCCTGGAATCTGACGAGCTTCCCCGTCGGGGCAGGCGTCAGCCTCCTGGTGACGGCCGGCACCGTGGTGCTCACCATCGTGCTCTCGGCGTTCACGTCGTACGCGATCGTGCGCAACTGGGACCGCAAGGTGTTCCGCTACTCGTTCTACTACCTGCTCGCCGCGATGTTCATCCCGTTCCCGGTGGTGGCGCTGCCGCAGATCCAGCTCACCGGGCTCCTGCATCTGGACAACCCGCTCGGCGTCATCCTGCTGGCCAGCATGTTCCAGCTGAGCTTCAGCGTGCTGCTGTTCACCGCCTTCCTCCGGTCGATCCCGCTGGAGCTCGAGGAGAGCGCCCGGATCGACGGGGCGAGCACCTGGGTCACCTTCTGGCGCATCATCTTCCCGCTGCTCGCCCCCATGAGCGCCACGGTGGGCATCTTCGCGTTCCTGTACGCCTGGAACGACTTCATGATGCCGTCCCTCATCATCTCGGATCCGGCGCTGCAGACCCTTCCGGTTCGGCAGAACCTGTTCCAGACTCAATTCAGCAACAACTACAACGTGTCCTTCGCGTCCTACCTCATGGCGATGGCCCCCGCGATC